The following proteins come from a genomic window of Gynuella sunshinyii YC6258:
- a CDS encoding ABC transporter ATP-binding protein: MASIKFDNVVKSYGDVNIIKNLNLEIQDKEFMVLVGPSGCGKSTTLRMIAGLEEVSDGELYIGDRVVNNVHPKDRDVAMVFQSYALYPHMSVRENIAFGLRLRKMPSDEIDRLVNEAAETLGLSHLLDRKPKALSGGQRQRVALGRAIVRKPSVFLFDEPLSNLDAELRVQMRAEIGKLQKRLGITSVYVTHDQVEAMTMGDRIAVLHDGVLRQVGSPLELYDTPANVFVAQFIGTPNMNILTMTVSDDGQTITHPSLTMTVPDDWKASVSNYKGKKVVVGFRPEHVRPEDEHDWATTAKLKGTVEIIETLGHEVVAHLRVDGVEHQIISKMDAHKIPTAGDAVEMDVNTSKIHIFDAETENRL; encoded by the coding sequence ATGGCGAGTATTAAATTTGATAATGTCGTTAAAAGTTATGGCGATGTTAATATTATTAAGAATCTAAACCTCGAAATTCAGGACAAAGAATTCATGGTGCTGGTAGGTCCCTCGGGATGTGGTAAGTCGACCACTCTGAGGATGATTGCCGGTCTTGAAGAAGTGTCTGATGGTGAGCTGTATATTGGTGACCGTGTGGTCAACAATGTTCACCCGAAGGATCGAGATGTTGCCATGGTATTTCAAAGCTATGCGTTGTATCCGCATATGTCTGTTCGGGAAAATATCGCCTTTGGTTTACGCCTGCGTAAAATGCCTTCGGACGAAATTGATCGCCTGGTTAACGAAGCGGCTGAAACTCTTGGATTGTCTCACTTGCTTGACCGTAAGCCTAAGGCACTGTCCGGTGGTCAGCGTCAACGGGTTGCACTGGGACGAGCCATTGTTCGTAAACCATCCGTCTTCCTGTTTGATGAACCATTATCCAACCTTGATGCAGAGCTTCGTGTACAAATGCGTGCAGAGATCGGTAAGCTGCAGAAACGACTCGGCATTACTTCTGTTTACGTAACGCACGATCAGGTCGAAGCCATGACCATGGGTGACCGTATTGCAGTATTACATGATGGGGTGTTGAGACAAGTTGGCAGCCCGCTGGAGTTATACGATACCCCGGCCAATGTTTTTGTGGCGCAGTTCATCGGTACTCCAAACATGAATATTCTGACCATGACGGTTTCTGATGATGGTCAGACGATTACGCACCCATCCCTGACGATGACTGTCCCCGATGATTGGAAAGCATCAGTCAGTAACTACAAGGGCAAAAAAGTGGTTGTTGGATTCCGCCCTGAGCATGTCCGCCCTGAGGACGAGCATGACTGGGCTACCACTGCCAAGTTGAAAGGTACTGTGGAAATTATTGAGACCTTGGGTCATGAAGTGGTAGCGCATTTGCGGGTTGATGGTGTAGAACATCAGATCATCTCAAAAATGGATGCACATAAAATTCCTACAGCAGGTGATGCTGTCGAAATGGATGTGAACACTTCTAAAATCCATATCTTTGATGCTGAAACTGAAAACAGACTCTAA